The following proteins are encoded in a genomic region of Alosa alosa isolate M-15738 ecotype Scorff River chromosome 10, AALO_Geno_1.1, whole genome shotgun sequence:
- the LOC125302546 gene encoding uncharacterized protein LOC125302546 isoform X2 — MSCINLKPVQNVVVFVSHKPHKASNAQTLQTKKMPMTCGTLSLRWMTFGPIQVKWAWKTETAQMRILSLLFTYEWLGVKQMANISVDEVVYDFDTPDPPGQDSESTTDPHRVSSEDDLVGKTANITFNENLLTLARHLRLPQQQCSYVDRVLGVACPGSPPFQVTLKPRGTGVISEWLCPFGHSLWKWNSQPTLRFGMQGGDFMLSANILLSGNNYRKVALLFKFMAMGMVSESTFFRIQDAYCIEPVQEYWDKTRAEVLESLRQKNRVVVLGDGRMDSPGH; from the exons ATGAGCTGCATAAATCTGAAACCAGTACAAAATGTAGTCGTGTTTGTTAGCCATAAACCTCACAAAGCTAGTAACGCCCAGACTCTCCAGACAAAGAAGATGCCAATGACCTGCGGAACACTGT CATTGAGATGGATGACCTTTGGGCCGATCCAAGTGAAATGGGCTTGGAAGACGGAGACAGCTCAGATGAGGATTTTGTCCCTTCTCTTCACCTACG AATGGTTGGGGGTGAAACAAATGGCTAATATAAGTGTGGATGAAGTAGTGTATGACTTCGACACACCGGATCCTCCTGGCCAAGACTCTGAATCCACCACAGATCCACACAGAGTATCTTCTGAAGATGACCTGGTTGGCAAAACTGCAAACATTACCTTCAATGAGAATCTTCTGACTCTGGCCAGGCACTTGAGACTGCCACAGCAACAGTGCAGTTATGTTGACAGAGTGCTTGGGGTAGCATGCCCGGGTTCCCCACCATTTCAAGTGACTTTGAAACCTCGGGGGACTGGAGTAATTTCGGAATGG TTATGCCCCTTCGGACACTCTTTGTGGAAGTGGAATTCTCAGCCGACCCTGAGGTTTGGTATGCAGGGTGGTGACTTCATGCTGTCTGCCAACATTCTCCTGTCTGGCAACAACTACAGGAAAGTAGCCTTGCTGTTCAAGTTTATGGCGATGGGGATGGTCTCAGAGTCAACTTTCTTCAGGATACAAGATGCCTACTGCATCGAGCCAGTGCAGGAGTACTGGGACAAAACCAGGGCAGAAGTCTTGGAAAGTCTTCGACAAAAGAACCGCGTTGTTGTCCTAG GTGATGGCAGAATGGACTCCCCTG gtcaTTGA